Genomic DNA from Filimonas effusa:
ACAGATATCATCTGTCATATGTATCCTTCCTGGGAAAGTATGGTGCGCGATGCCGCCAAAGACCTGAAGCGTCCTTATATCATGTGTGAATATGCTCATGCGATGGGGAACAGTATGGGGAATTTCCAGGATTACTGGGATCTTATGCGTACCAGCAAGAATATGCAGGGTGGTTTTATCTGGGAATGGTATAACCATGGCTATAAGACAAAAGATGAGCAAGGCCGTGAATACTGGGCTTACGGAGGCGATCTGCGCGGGTATAATAAGCTGAATGCAGGCAACTTTTGCATGGATGGGATCATTTCTCCGGATCAGCAATATTTACCGCATACGCATATTGTGAAAAAGGTTTACCAGAACATACTTTTTGAAGCAAAAGACCTGAACAGCGGAACTATTACTGTTGTCAATGACTTTAAGTTTATCCCGCTTACTTCGAAGGAATACACTTACAGGTGGGTATTGTTGAAAAACGGGGATAGTATTGCTGCCGGCAAGTTTGATGTTACTGTTGCTGCGAATTCACGCCAGGATGTGAAGCTTGATCTGCCTAAACTCAATGCAGAGCCTGGCGCTGAGTATTATCTGCAGGTATATGCCAACAGAAGTACTGCCACCAAATTCCTGCCTGCGGGTTTTGAAAGTGCCAAAGCGGAATTTGCCCTGGCTGCAAACAACTATTTTGCGAAAGCAGTTACACCCGGCGCTGCACAAACGGATGTGGAGAAAAAGGAAAATGATAATACGGTAACATTAACAGCTAATGGTATTTCCTATGAATTCGCGAAAGGCGGCCGTGGCTTAACTTCTATAAAAGGAGCTGGCAGGTGGTTGTTTGCGCATATGCCCAAAGTGAACTTTTGGCGCGCGCCAACGGATAACGACTTTGGTGAGCAGGCACAATATCGTCTTCGTCTTTGGGAAGCTGCTTCTGTTAACCAGAAGACAAGCTTCAAAAGTATCGTTGATAACGGATCAGGTGTAACCCTGACCTACGAAGTAAAACCGTTGGGTATTGAAGCTGTGGTAGAAGTTGCCTATACCGTTAACAAAGATGGCAGTCTTACTGTAACGCCTCATTACAAAGCGCTGACAGATGAGCTTCCTGAGCTCATGCGTTTTGGCATGAACATGGAGCTTTCTGACCAGTATCATAACTTTACCTGGTATGGGCGTGGTCCGTGGGAAAACTATGCAGACCGTAACCAGGATGCGTTTATGGGAACCTGGAAAGGGAAGGTAGAGGACCAGGCGTTTGCTTATTACCGTCCGCAGGAAACAGGAAATAAAACCGATGTGCGCTGGTTGACGCTCACCGATAACGAAGGTAAAGGTATACGTATCACCGGTGCGCAACCTTTATCGGTAAGCGCTACCAATTACCGTACGGAAGACTGGGATCCGGGTACTACTAAAAAGCAGCAACATGCATCTGACATACTATCTGCTGAGAGAGTAATACTTAATGTAGATCTGTTCCAGCGTGGTGTAGGCGGTCTTAACTCATGGGGCGCCAGGCCATTGGATAAATACAGGTTCAGTGCCAAAGCGTATCAATATAGCTATACCATCAGTTTGATCAGGTAGATAAATAAGAAGTAGCAGAACGAGGCCGTATCATAAGTACGATACGGCCTCGTTTTATTCGGGTACCTGATGGAGCCGGGTTCGCGTTTAAGCAATTCTCAGCGGCTATTTTTATTTATGACCCACCCTCTTTCTTATCCAGGCTTCGTGAAGAAGTTCATTTGGCTGGTTATCGGCTCGGGCTTTTATGCTACAGCCTGCTGTTCCGTTATGTTTTGCTGAACTGTTTTAGCGCATTAATATAAATGTGCCCTTGTGTGTTTGCGGCGGCTGGCCTTCCAGCGTGTACCGGCACATCCATACATAAGTGCCGCCATCCTGCGGCACACCTTTGATCTTGCCATTCCATCCTTCTCCCGGCGCAGTAGTTTCAAAAATACAGGTACCCCACCGGCTATATATACTGAAATAGAATTGTTCAATATTTCCGAATAAAAGCGGGCGTATGATGTCGTTCTTCCCATCACCATTAGGCGTAAAAGCGGTTGGAACGTATAGTCCTGTCATACATTGCCGGCTTGCTATAGTAATGAAGGCTTTGCCTTCACAATTATTGTTATCTGTTACCTGAAGCCAATAAGTTCCGGGTTTGTCAACTGTAATACTTGCTGCATTGGAGTTATTGTTCCATAAATATGATCTGAAGGATCCCTTGGCTGTTAACTGAAGTTTCCCGTATTGGCAGATAGATGTATCCGCAGGCAGAAACGCTTTGGGTACCGGTACGGTTGATGTTATATTGACGGTGTCGGATCCTTTACAGCCTTTGTTGTCTGTGACCTTTACCCAATAGGTGCCGGTAGCTGAGAAAGGAGTTGTGTTACCTGTAGCTCCGTTACTCCACTGATAAAAAGGATACCCGGGCGCTACTGAAAGCATTCGTGTTGTGCCCGCACATAACACAGGTGCATTGATCTTTGGAGAGGGATTGACATATAATTCTTTGAGCGCGAAACTATCTTTTGAATGGCAGCCGTTGTTATAGGTGGCGTCGACGCTATAAATGCCGGTGGTTTTTACAGTTATTACAGGTGTTCTTTTGCCGTTATTCCATAGAAAGGTATCGAATCCCGTTCCGGCAGAAACGATAATGCTGTCACCTTCACAGATGCTGACGTCTCCACCCAGGTTTATTGGCGGCGAATGAAGTACGTTTACAAGTACCGAGTCCGTTAAGGTGCAGTTATCCTGTGTAACGGCATTAATATAGTAGCGTGTTGAGACATCGGGCTTTACATAGATCTTGCTGTTGTTGCCCAGGGTAGTGGTTTTGGTAAACCAGGTATAATTATTATAGCCGGCAGTGCTCTGCAGTAATACGCTATCGAGGTTACATTTTGTGGTGTCTTGTGTTGTGCTAAAAAAGCTGCTTGCTGCTATTACTTTTATCGTGTCTGAGCCTGCCCTTCCACAATTGTCTGTTACATCGATATAATATGTGCCTGGTGCCGTTACTTTTAAAATAGAATCTCCTGTCGTGCCATTCCATTGATAAGAATTGTACCCCGTACCTGCATTCACTGATACCTCTTTTCCGGGACAAATTATTTTGTCGTCGCCAAGTGTTACGTCTCCGGCTGAAATAAGTATGGATGCATCCAGGGATTGATGATCTACAAGGCAGTTGCCTTCTATTGTAACGGCAATATTGCTGACGCCGGTTTTCAATGGCTTTAAACGAATGGTATCTCCATTAATACTTATGGGGTGGAGGATATCGGAATTGTATTCCCATGTGGCAATCGCGTCGCAATTCACTGCATCTTTCAGGTAGCAGATGAGGGTATCTGTTAAGGAGCAGACTTTTCCTTTTTGCAGCATGTTTACTGTGCCGCAGCTTTTTGTTTCATTACAGAATAACCTGGCATCGGCCGGTTCGTTGTTGTAGAGCACCTGTGCATCGATATAGCGATAAGCTGTATCCAATATATTATTGAGGCTTTCCGGCAAATAAGTCATTGAAAAAGGGACTACGGCTGTATTGATGGTTATGTCGCTACATTCTCCGGTAGGCGAAGAGGTGATATGGCCTGCACTATCGCATTTTATAACAAATCCATTATAAAACTCGTAGACATATTTTGTAGGAGTATGTACTGTTCCGGTTATAACATAACCTGTTCCCTGCTGATGAATATTATGTGGCCGGTAATTTTTTATGGAAGGGTATTTTCTGCTCCATTCAATCTTGCCTGTTGTATCCAGCCGTGTAATGACGAAAGATGTATCGTTGGCTTTAATATTACGCTGGCATAATACAAACTTGCTGTCAGCGGTTTGTACAACTGACGGAGGGGTATCGTCGGTGTAATACGCCGATCCGGGATACGAGTTGTTTTCGGTATCGAATTGTATGGTGTGTCCGATATCGCCGTGCATATCAAAACTGGCCATTGTGATTCTGGTTTCTGTTCTGCCGGGAGTTGCAGCCTGATAGCGATAACAAAAGAGATATATAGAATCTTGCGTTCCAAAAATTCTGTTTATGCGAAGTGTAGTCTGTGCCGCTTCTCCATAATTACGGCTCCAGATAAGGTTTCCGGTTTTTAGGTCTAATCGTTCCAGGCCAATTACCTGTTGGTTATAATAATATGATTCGTGAGCCAGAAATATATCATTGTTTGTACAAAAGGCAGACTTGTAAAGAGGGTTGGTCAATTTATGTACCATACATTTCTGCCATACAAAGTTGGCTTCTTTATCTAACTTCAGAATGATGCTTTTGCCCCCTCCCCAATAGTTTTTGAATAGTACCAGGAAGCCATTGTCGGGAGTGGAGATTACATCATTAACGTTCAGGCCTTCCAAATGAGAATTTATTATCCTCGACCATAGAGGTATGCCAAGGTTATCGAGTTTGACCATAACAGTTTTGCTGCTGCTGCCATGGTTTATTGTATAATCGAGGTTGGCAAAGGCCAAAAGGTTCCCGTCTGCCATTTTAAAGGTTCTCATAAACCTCATCTGACTGGCTATCCGGTTATAGTTTTTCGACCAGAGAATATCGCCATTGATATCCAGCTTGATAGCAACGGCATTGAAGTTTCCTGAATTTCCTGTAAGTATTTTGCCCCCGTCGGCAGTAGTTGTCACATCTCGCAGCACCATGTTTCTACGTGTCACATATTCTATACGTGAACTCTTGTTGCAACCTGGTGGAAGTGGCGAAGTATCTGTACAAGCCAGTGTGTCACATATATCACTTGCTATTAAAGAGAAATTTTGTTTTGCCGGCAGCACTATTTCGTTCAGTGGGGAAGTGTACGGTGTAATATGTTGCCATTGAAAGATTTTCCAGGTAAATGAGGTAGTGTCATCGTGCATGCTACCGGCAAACAATTGGCAGGAAGCTTGCCCGGTAGTGCAGTACATGTCTCCTTTTGTAAGTTCCAATATATCATTTCTATACCAGGGCCAGGGTTGATAAAGTGCAGCCACAAATCCTCCATCCGCTGTTAAATCCACGCTTTTAAGACTTTTGTTTTCATAAGCCGCCAACGTCAGGCTGTTTTCAATAACTCCATATTTATTGATATAAGCTACACGTGGATCGGTTTTTACGAGCGGGTCGTAGTATGAAACGGAGAATACCAGAAAGCCCTGATCTTTTGTGCGTAGCAGTTTCATATAATCGTAGCCATAAAAATGTCTGGCTAATTCTGAGGTTCCCTGCATATCCGTTACTGCTACGATGATTATTCTTGTTGCATAAGTGCCAAATTTTCTATTGCTTAATGTTAAGCCAAAAGATATTTTCTGTTCATGCATATCCAGCCCTGCGATCTCTTCGTCATAATCTTCGCTGTACCACTTTCTGCCTACATATGGGTTTCTCGATTCAATAATACTGCCGTCTGATGGCCGTAATGATACTATCAGAGCGCTTTTCATAGTGGCAGTATAAAAGCCATAAACATAAATAGTGTCATTTGTAAACTGAATTCCCGTAAAGCTTTCCTCGTTGCCGTTATCGAATTCCTGCTGCCATTTGATTGTACCATCGATACCCATTCTGAAGACTACCGGGTTACTTTTGTCGCTGCTGTCGTTTATATTAAAACTGCCAATCAGATCTCCGTCCGGAAGTTGTGTAAGTGCTTTAGGGCGATCGGTTCCATTGCCTTTAGTACCCATTTGCCTGCTCCATAACAGGTTGCCAGCACTACTCATATGCACTAGCCACGCTTTGCCGGAAGTATAACCGTACGAATGGGTGGTGCCGTACAATATGTAGCTGCCGTCATGTAATTCCTGTGCGCCGCTGAATTCATCTGCATCTGCTCCTCCGAGAGAATATGACCATTCAACGGCCCCAGCTTCAGAAAATTTAGCTACCCAGGCGTCATAGGAGGCATTGGAGGATGTAAGCACTCTTCCGGCAACCAAATTGCCTTTGTCGGACGTAGCCAGTGTACGTAGCGGTTCCAGGGGGCCGGCACCAGTATATTTATTCCTGAACGATCGGGCACATTGGCTTTGAGCAAGGATGGCGGAGTTAAAGGACAATGCAACAACTAAAAGCAGAATAATGGGGTTATAGGGGATATAAGGTCGCATGTGGCTAAATTGGCGCAAATATAAGCAGGGTTTGTTTACAGGGATTTGATATTGTTTCCTGGTTCCTGCCTTATGATTTTTTTGATTAAAGAGATTTGTCCGAGATGATAATGCCCATGCTCTATAGTGCCTTGTAAATTCCTGAAGTATGTTCCGTATTTCCCGTCGAGGAAATCTGCTGTCAGTTTGTCATCTGGCAGTTGTTCAATGAGTTGCGCAAATAGTGCTGCCTCCTTCCATACCCGTTGTAGTAGTAATTCCCAATCGGCTTGGCTTTGAATGACAGGAATATCATAACTGTACTTGTCATGCGCCTCAAAAGGTTGTTCCTGCAACACCTTTAATACTGCGTTTATGTAATAATTGATATGAAATACAAGTGCGGCGATGCTATTGAGCGTGTAAACAGAGGTGGTGGCTTCCTGCCATGTTACGTCTGCGAGGGTTTGCCGGAGGTGAACACCGGCATAATTACCTCCGAAATGAAAGTCTCTTACGAGTTTGGCGAGTTGATTGGCTATTGTCATATTTATACCTGTTATAGTAATTTTTTGATCTTTAAAATGCCGGTATGTGAAGTTGTAGAGCCGGCAATGCTTACAGGTTACTCCGGTAAGATTACGGTATTGCCGGCGCTTCAAAGGTTATTTATCTGGCTGATAAAGGCAAATTATGGCCTGATTGTTATGTAAAGCCTGGTGATGTTAAAAAAATATCTGTTTCATTTTCGCAGGCTTTCCGGAAATAAAATTGCGGGGGGTATTCTTGTATTGAGAAAAAAAATCTATTCAACTATCTCTTTTTCTGGCAATTACGATTTGGTGTATCCCTTTCTTCTTCCTAACTTACTGGTGTAAGGCTGGTGGTGCCGATATCCTGAAGGGATACGGTACAGGATAGATGGTACAAAAAACCACCTACCTTAGCTTCGTAAAATCTGCTTTGTCATATGAAATTTAACTACTCAATGCTCAGGGTACACCAAATGCCCCCGCCGGTCTTCTCGTGATAAGAGGTGTCACATCATGTGTACTATCCCTGTTAATTAAGTACAACCCCTTCACATGAGTTCTAAGCTAATGGTCAACAATATTGATGAATTACCGCCCGAAGACCTGGAGTTGGATGAAGCTGCATTTGAAGCTTTGTTCAAGTCGTATTATCAACGGCTCTGTATTTATTGTAAGATCAAATATGGTTTTGATCTGCCGGTTGCGGAGGATGCTGTTAATACTGCCTTTGTAAGGCTGTGGCAGGTAAGGCATACCATAAATATGAACAATTCCTGTACGGCTTATTTATACAGGATTGTGGACAATCTGTGCCTGAACACGCTGAAGCGGCAGAAGGTAAAGCAGAAATACGAGCTGCAGCTGTTGAAGCTGCCGGTGGAGCAGGACCCGCAACTGTCGTTTGACAGTGTTGATCTGCGGGAACTGCGTGCTGCTATCGATGTTGCCATTGCTGAGCTGCCCGGCCATATGAAGGCTATATTTGAACTCAGCCGTT
This window encodes:
- a CDS encoding T9SS type B sorting domain-containing protein, translated to MRPYIPYNPIILLLVVALSFNSAILAQSQCARSFRNKYTGAGPLEPLRTLATSDKGNLVAGRVLTSSNASYDAWVAKFSEAGAVEWSYSLGGADADEFSGAQELHDGSYILYGTTHSYGYTSGKAWLVHMSSAGNLLWSRQMGTKGNGTDRPKALTQLPDGDLIGSFNINDSSDKSNPVVFRMGIDGTIKWQQEFDNGNEESFTGIQFTNDTIYVYGFYTATMKSALIVSLRPSDGSIIESRNPYVGRKWYSEDYDEEIAGLDMHEQKISFGLTLSNRKFGTYATRIIIVAVTDMQGTSELARHFYGYDYMKLLRTKDQGFLVFSVSYYDPLVKTDPRVAYINKYGVIENSLTLAAYENKSLKSVDLTADGGFVAALYQPWPWYRNDILELTKGDMYCTTGQASCQLFAGSMHDDTTSFTWKIFQWQHITPYTSPLNEIVLPAKQNFSLIASDICDTLACTDTSPLPPGCNKSSRIEYVTRRNMVLRDVTTTADGGKILTGNSGNFNAVAIKLDINGDILWSKNYNRIASQMRFMRTFKMADGNLLAFANLDYTINHGSSSKTVMVKLDNLGIPLWSRIINSHLEGLNVNDVISTPDNGFLVLFKNYWGGGKSIILKLDKEANFVWQKCMVHKLTNPLYKSAFCTNNDIFLAHESYYYNQQVIGLERLDLKTGNLIWSRNYGEAAQTTLRINRIFGTQDSIYLFCYRYQAATPGRTETRITMASFDMHGDIGHTIQFDTENNSYPGSAYYTDDTPPSVVQTADSKFVLCQRNIKANDTSFVITRLDTTGKIEWSRKYPSIKNYRPHNIHQQGTGYVITGTVHTPTKYVYEFYNGFVIKCDSAGHITSSPTGECSDITINTAVVPFSMTYLPESLNNILDTAYRYIDAQVLYNNEPADARLFCNETKSCGTVNMLQKGKVCSLTDTLICYLKDAVNCDAIATWEYNSDILHPISINGDTIRLKPLKTGVSNIAVTIEGNCLVDHQSLDASILISAGDVTLGDDKIICPGKEVSVNAGTGYNSYQWNGTTGDSILKVTAPGTYYIDVTDNCGRAGSDTIKVIAASSFFSTTQDTTKCNLDSVLLQSTAGYNNYTWFTKTTTLGNNSKIYVKPDVSTRYYINAVTQDNCTLTDSVLVNVLHSPPINLGGDVSICEGDSIIVSAGTGFDTFLWNNGKRTPVITVKTTGIYSVDATYNNGCHSKDSFALKELYVNPSPKINAPVLCAGTTRMLSVAPGYPFYQWSNGATGNTTPFSATGTYWVKVTDNKGCKGSDTVNITSTVPVPKAFLPADTSICQYGKLQLTAKGSFRSYLWNNNSNAASITVDKPGTYWLQVTDNNNCEGKAFITIASRQCMTGLYVPTAFTPNGDGKNDIIRPLLFGNIEQFYFSIYSRWGTCIFETTAPGEGWNGKIKGVPQDGGTYVWMCRYTLEGQPPQTHKGTFILMR
- a CDS encoding RNA polymerase sigma-70 factor, whose protein sequence is MSSKLMVNNIDELPPEDLELDEAAFEALFKSYYQRLCIYCKIKYGFDLPVAEDAVNTAFVRLWQVRHTINMNNSCTAYLYRIVDNLCLNTLKRQKVKQKYELQLLKLPVEQDPQLSFDSVDLRELRAAIDVAIAELPGHMKAIFELSRYEGLKYSEISAKLGISVKTVETQMSRALAKLKEKLSGYMISLILLIINYFLVK
- a CDS encoding glycoside hydrolase family 2 TIM barrel-domain containing protein; amino-acid sequence: MKRTILLLSFTLTGLMHALAQDKPEWENPEIFAVNKEKPRATSLPYPSAALAASNAYQLSPYYQSLNGRWNFHWLPRVGDVPAGFYEEGFNTVNWTTMPVPGNWEFNGFGIPMYVNTGFGFPVRPPFINRDDSPTGLYRTGFDIPQSWDGRKVFLHFEGGTSSMYVWVNGKKVGYTENAKSPAEFDITPYIRAGKNLLACEVHKFSDGTYLEDQDMWRLGGINRNVYLYSTASTRILDFFAHPDLDASYKNGLFSSDVKIQNYGSSAVTQTVELTIVDKAGKKVFTQSKKATIAPNTIDSLWFQGTVASPLQWTAETPELYNLLIVLKDKDNKVIEATSHRIGFRKVEIKDGQVFINGKKVYFKGVNLHEFNTNTGQVVDSVVMLRNIQLFKELNINAVRTSHYPQQPLWYKLCDEYGIYLVDETNLESHGLGYGPDNVSNFPEWQEAHLDRIKRLIERDKNHASVIFWSLGNEASNGKAFFTMYDWAKARDKSRPVQYEQAYQRDRNTDIICHMYPSWESMVRDAAKDLKRPYIMCEYAHAMGNSMGNFQDYWDLMRTSKNMQGGFIWEWYNHGYKTKDEQGREYWAYGGDLRGYNKLNAGNFCMDGIISPDQQYLPHTHIVKKVYQNILFEAKDLNSGTITVVNDFKFIPLTSKEYTYRWVLLKNGDSIAAGKFDVTVAANSRQDVKLDLPKLNAEPGAEYYLQVYANRSTATKFLPAGFESAKAEFALAANNYFAKAVTPGAAQTDVEKKENDNTVTLTANGISYEFAKGGRGLTSIKGAGRWLFAHMPKVNFWRAPTDNDFGEQAQYRLRLWEAASVNQKTSFKSIVDNGSGVTLTYEVKPLGIEAVVEVAYTVNKDGSLTVTPHYKALTDELPELMRFGMNMELSDQYHNFTWYGRGPWENYADRNQDAFMGTWKGKVEDQAFAYYRPQETGNKTDVRWLTLTDNEGKGIRITGAQPLSVSATNYRTEDWDPGTTKKQQHASDILSAERVILNVDLFQRGVGGLNSWGARPLDKYRFSAKAYQYSYTISLIR
- a CDS encoding DinB family protein, whose product is MTIANQLAKLVRDFHFGGNYAGVHLRQTLADVTWQEATTSVYTLNSIAALVFHINYYINAVLKVLQEQPFEAHDKYSYDIPVIQSQADWELLLQRVWKEAALFAQLIEQLPDDKLTADFLDGKYGTYFRNLQGTIEHGHYHLGQISLIKKIIRQEPGNNIKSL